In Fluviicola taffensis DSM 16823, the following are encoded in one genomic region:
- a CDS encoding T9SS type A sorting domain-containing protein, with the protein MKTITSVALFILFSSSLFGQQDTIAVTKRELADSIYGLINTTNMPSGRLFNRQFRPTTESTLFHFSKDSISTQDTIKPDYIYSSLLELKEISINPGLETDAWDLFDSVQKFCLEEEFDNNRVIVPITFIDKIYHYYDDSTAISNETIVLNSENKFDETNNSIVQVFDEKRIRLAGPLYDFMSAEVYYFYVKRDWLVVDSIDKIDHFSIGLGDFWYELPFDTYLPIKAPRELAFNFKIRVHYKNELQQKDAMDWVIEFLAQYSNLTLMDLPINKKICNEDNQIAHGNNKLQWCLVHGCTTDQFEAEKPFILLTGYRPPILSQSFDKTYSNYSTYHNALLELLRNKHAFDVYLVRFNIHSQTQTHGIVESAKLLKDFIHYVNERKAGVSSMGAYNENVIMASSMSCDVARLGLLMMEKEHAQGANHHHTRLFISYDGNFYGANIPLASQAMLYSNKSVPKPITVNQELLMYMYSAMKQKTTKQLLAYHIATANENPYDNPFFDISKVASPNQERINFLSFLNSYDNGVHSTPMPNKIRQVGISLGKISGTNDENVPSGLDFNGEGENWVDLNNLLEKYILRSAKYTTSGEYFKLFHRDLIICPTCFLGIPIPYSVVKERLHVSQMQEVDNAGGSYLPGAGNILAISNLVMFGGFQKKIQFSHKSVATALAINPTLWPGDGSLRVNVQDLGLMKTRKKIDGTFIQSNYHGYPHLGRPADYRDITPFDAIYIDNKINPHINLQDDDAADSDSLRDFLLNEIEPDYLFLQNFELGSQARPDYTYRAKRRAKVAIYVGDSITPSTPYGPFRLAPNADLVLVAGDYLEIDGYFETEFGSQFTASTEYEYCNPNKMGSSDGSAADYGEGTITDSTDDENQRQEAMERDELSMYPNPTNGQFQLISNHLIKTVTCYSMTGIRIFETEPNSENWESEQQLAPGTYIIRCLINNRWQQQKLVVL; encoded by the coding sequence ATGAAAACAATTACAAGCGTCGCATTGTTTATTCTGTTTTCCAGTTCATTATTTGGCCAACAAGATACCATTGCTGTTACAAAAAGAGAATTAGCAGATTCAATCTACGGATTGATTAATACTACTAATATGCCGTCTGGTAGATTGTTTAATCGCCAGTTTCGACCTACAACTGAGAGTACACTTTTCCATTTTTCGAAGGATAGTATTTCTACTCAAGACACCATTAAACCTGATTATATTTATAGCAGTTTATTGGAACTGAAAGAAATTTCAATAAATCCTGGGTTAGAAACAGATGCTTGGGATTTATTCGATTCTGTTCAAAAGTTCTGTTTAGAGGAAGAATTTGATAATAATAGAGTAATCGTACCAATTACTTTTATTGATAAAATCTACCATTATTACGATGATTCTACTGCTATTTCGAATGAAACAATCGTTTTAAATAGTGAAAATAAATTTGATGAAACAAACAATTCGATTGTTCAGGTTTTTGACGAAAAACGTATTCGTTTAGCAGGCCCTTTATATGATTTCATGAGTGCAGAAGTCTATTATTTCTATGTGAAACGTGACTGGTTAGTGGTTGACTCTATAGATAAAATAGATCACTTCAGTATTGGTCTCGGAGATTTTTGGTATGAACTTCCTTTTGATACCTACCTTCCAATAAAAGCTCCGCGTGAATTGGCCTTTAACTTCAAGATTCGGGTTCATTATAAAAATGAGCTGCAACAAAAAGATGCTATGGATTGGGTAATAGAATTTTTAGCTCAATACTCCAATTTGACTTTAATGGACCTGCCAATAAACAAAAAGATTTGTAATGAGGACAACCAAATTGCACACGGAAACAACAAATTACAATGGTGTTTGGTTCACGGTTGTACAACGGATCAGTTTGAAGCTGAAAAGCCATTCATTTTATTAACAGGATACCGCCCTCCAATTTTATCGCAATCTTTCGACAAAACGTATAGTAATTATAGTACATACCACAATGCATTGTTGGAATTGTTGCGAAATAAACATGCCTTTGATGTTTACTTGGTACGATTCAATATTCACAGTCAAACACAAACCCATGGAATCGTAGAATCAGCGAAATTATTGAAGGATTTTATTCATTATGTGAACGAACGAAAAGCAGGTGTAAGCTCCATGGGGGCCTACAATGAAAATGTGATTATGGCATCATCCATGAGTTGTGATGTGGCACGGCTTGGATTATTGATGATGGAAAAAGAACATGCTCAAGGAGCAAACCACCACCACACGCGGTTATTTATCAGTTATGATGGAAATTTTTACGGCGCAAATATCCCGTTGGCCTCTCAAGCAATGCTTTATAGTAACAAAAGTGTTCCCAAACCAATCACAGTAAATCAGGAGCTACTGATGTATATGTATAGTGCTATGAAACAAAAAACAACCAAGCAACTTTTAGCCTATCATATTGCAACAGCAAATGAGAACCCGTATGACAATCCATTCTTTGATATTTCAAAAGTTGCCAGCCCCAATCAAGAACGCATTAATTTCTTGAGTTTTCTCAACTCGTATGATAACGGTGTGCACTCAACACCCATGCCAAATAAAATAAGACAGGTAGGAATTTCATTGGGCAAAATAAGCGGCACGAATGACGAAAATGTACCAAGTGGGTTGGATTTTAATGGTGAAGGAGAAAATTGGGTAGATTTGAATAACTTACTTGAAAAATACATTCTTCGAAGTGCAAAGTACACCACCTCAGGGGAATATTTTAAGCTGTTTCATCGTGATTTGATCATCTGCCCAACCTGTTTTCTAGGAATACCTATTCCCTATTCCGTGGTGAAAGAACGCTTGCATGTAAGCCAAATGCAGGAAGTAGATAATGCAGGAGGATCTTATTTGCCTGGAGCGGGAAATATTCTGGCCATCAGTAATCTAGTTATGTTCGGTGGGTTTCAGAAAAAAATTCAGTTCTCCCACAAAAGTGTAGCAACTGCACTTGCCATAAACCCCACGCTTTGGCCAGGTGACGGAAGCTTGCGTGTAAATGTGCAGGATTTGGGATTGATGAAAACAAGAAAAAAAATTGATGGAACTTTTATTCAATCAAACTATCATGGCTATCCCCATTTAGGAAGACCTGCGGATTACCGCGATATTACTCCGTTTGATGCCATTTACATAGATAACAAAATCAACCCACATATTAACTTGCAAGATGACGATGCTGCAGATTCTGATAGTTTACGTGATTTTTTATTGAATGAAATCGAACCCGATTACCTCTTCCTTCAAAACTTTGAGTTGGGCAGCCAGGCAAGACCGGATTATACCTACCGTGCCAAACGAAGAGCCAAAGTAGCCATTTACGTGGGTGATTCTATAACACCTTCGACGCCTTATGGACCCTTTCGATTAGCTCCAAATGCAGATTTAGTGCTTGTGGCTGGAGACTATTTGGAAATTGACGGGTACTTTGAAACGGAATTTGGTTCTCAATTTACTGCGTCTACTGAATATGAATATTGTAACCCCAATAAAATGGGATCATCTGATGGATCAGCAGCTGACTATGGTGAAGGAACGATAACCGATTCAACAGATGATGAAAATCAAAGGCAGGAAGCGATGGAAAGGGATGAATTAAGCATGTATCCCAATCCTACGAATGGCCAATTTCAGTTAATTAGTAATCATCTTATAAAAACAGTAACTTGCTATTCCATGACGGGAATTCGCATATTTGAAACGGAACCCAATTCTGAGAATTGGGAGAGTGAGCAACAATTAGCTCCGGGAACTTACATCATTCGGTGTTTGATTAATAACCGTTGGCAACAACAAAAACTGGTGGTATTATGA
- a CDS encoding glycosyltransferase family 9 protein has product MKILVVRFSSIGDVVLTTPVVRCLKEQIEQVEIHFITKKGFKAVLEHNPNIDRIITIEKSVDEVVEKLKSEQYDYVIDLHNNIRTLRLKRALKVKSFAFPKKNFSKLLLTTFKINRMPKVHVVDRYFEAVKHLGVKNDLKPCDFFLTEEDSVNLEELQLQPKKFIAVAMGAQFATKQMPLDLMKKVLEGIQQPIVLLGGPMDSDRSEQLIQELPNQQVISLCGKLTLRQSAFMTKHSKKLLTGDTGLMHIASCFETQIVSVWGNTVPDLGMYTYAPQDKSLYTIHEVEGLSCRPCSKIGYKECPKKHFKCMNLQNAEKIKSDLIK; this is encoded by the coding sequence ATGAAAATTCTCGTTGTTCGGTTCAGCTCAATAGGAGATGTGGTTTTAACCACACCAGTTGTGCGTTGCTTGAAAGAGCAAATCGAGCAAGTTGAAATTCATTTCATTACCAAGAAGGGATTCAAAGCTGTATTGGAGCATAATCCGAATATTGATCGCATCATTACCATCGAAAAATCGGTGGATGAGGTAGTAGAAAAACTCAAATCAGAGCAGTATGATTATGTGATTGATTTGCATAACAACATTCGTACTTTACGGTTAAAAAGAGCCTTGAAGGTGAAATCATTTGCTTTCCCCAAGAAGAATTTTTCCAAGCTATTGTTGACGACTTTCAAGATCAATCGAATGCCAAAAGTACATGTTGTTGATCGTTATTTTGAGGCTGTGAAGCATTTGGGAGTGAAAAATGATTTGAAACCGTGCGACTTTTTTCTAACGGAAGAAGATTCGGTGAATTTGGAAGAGCTTCAATTACAACCTAAAAAATTCATCGCTGTGGCAATGGGAGCTCAGTTTGCAACCAAACAAATGCCGCTCGATTTAATGAAGAAAGTGCTTGAAGGAATTCAGCAACCAATTGTTTTATTGGGAGGACCAATGGACAGTGATCGTTCGGAACAATTAATACAAGAACTTCCCAATCAACAAGTAATCAGCCTTTGCGGAAAATTGACTCTCAGACAATCAGCTTTCATGACAAAGCACAGCAAAAAATTATTGACGGGAGACACAGGTTTGATGCACATTGCGAGTTGCTTTGAAACGCAAATCGTGAGTGTTTGGGGAAATACAGTTCCTGATTTGGGAATGTATACCTATGCTCCGCAGGATAAATCGCTTTATACGATCCACGAAGTAGAAGGATTAAGTTGCAGACCCTGTTCGAAAATTGGATACAAAGAATGCCCTAAGAAACACTTCAAGTGTATGAATTTGCAGAATGCAGAGAAAATAAAATCAGATTTGATAAAATAA
- a CDS encoding acyl-CoA thioesterase, producing the protein MKPRNASETLAITTKVVLPNDTNTLGNLFGGQLLAWMDEIASVSAHRHSRRVVVTASVNNVSFNSPINHASIVTLESKVSRAFNSSMEVFVDVFVEDHITGKRSKSNEAIYTFVAVDQNGGPIQVPELIPETEEEIERFEGALRRKQLALILAKKMSPKDATELRKLFTE; encoded by the coding sequence ATGAAGCCTAGAAATGCGTCTGAAACACTTGCTATTACTACAAAAGTTGTTTTGCCAAATGACACCAATACTCTTGGGAATTTATTTGGTGGGCAGCTCTTAGCTTGGATGGACGAGATTGCAAGCGTTTCAGCTCACAGACACTCACGCAGGGTCGTTGTAACAGCAAGTGTCAACAATGTTAGTTTCAACTCTCCCATCAATCATGCATCTATCGTTACCTTGGAATCGAAAGTTTCACGAGCATTTAATTCTTCGATGGAAGTATTTGTGGATGTTTTTGTGGAAGACCACATTACGGGAAAAAGAAGCAAATCCAATGAAGCAATCTACACTTTTGTTGCTGTTGATCAAAATGGAGGACCTATTCAAGTTCCTGAATTAATTCCCGAAACAGAAGAAGAAATTGAGCGCTTTGAAGGTGCTTTGAGAAGAAAGCAATTGGCCTTAATTTTAGCAAAGAAAATGAGTCCGAAGGATGCTACTGAATTGCGGAAGTTGTTTACGGAATAA
- a CDS encoding bifunctional phosphoglucose/phosphomannose isomerase, producing MEKLIQEFSANISEALDIAAKAKFVKPNQEIRNIVICGMGGSGIGGRIVAQWIQKYCSIPVLSVQEYSLPAFVNKHSLVIGSSYSGNTEETLHAVEDAKTKGATVIGICSGGLLEVFCKANNFQYVIVPGGNPPRTALAFSLVQLSNIFLQLGFAQETILNEILNGKNLIDSNEISIKSEAMRLAKELQKRTIAVYAGSEYEAITIRAKQQLNENSKELCWQHVIPEMNHNELVGWGGGDNRYACLFIQTGDLTMRNQIRFDISVERTKSKTDKVETIQAKGSTPVEKSIYLIHLIDWISLYLSDLKHGDPIEIDIIDYLKEELGKIK from the coding sequence ATGGAAAAACTCATTCAGGAATTTTCGGCCAACATCAGTGAAGCGCTAGATATAGCAGCTAAAGCTAAATTCGTTAAACCCAATCAAGAAATCAGAAATATTGTGATTTGTGGGATGGGTGGATCTGGAATTGGTGGTAGAATTGTTGCTCAATGGATTCAAAAGTATTGTTCTATTCCAGTACTTTCTGTTCAAGAATATTCACTTCCAGCATTTGTAAACAAGCATTCTTTGGTTATTGGATCTTCGTATTCTGGAAACACAGAGGAGACGCTACATGCTGTAGAAGATGCTAAGACAAAAGGCGCAACAGTTATAGGAATTTGTTCTGGGGGCTTGTTAGAAGTGTTCTGTAAAGCAAATAATTTCCAATATGTAATCGTTCCTGGAGGCAATCCTCCAAGAACCGCTTTGGCCTTTTCCTTGGTACAATTAAGCAATATTTTCCTTCAGTTAGGTTTTGCACAAGAAACAATCTTGAATGAAATTTTAAATGGGAAAAACTTGATTGATTCCAATGAAATCAGCATTAAATCTGAAGCAATGCGCTTGGCAAAAGAACTTCAAAAAAGAACGATTGCCGTTTACGCTGGTTCAGAATATGAAGCAATTACCATTCGTGCAAAGCAACAATTGAATGAGAATTCCAAAGAGTTGTGTTGGCAACATGTTATTCCGGAAATGAATCACAATGAGCTTGTTGGATGGGGTGGTGGAGACAATCGATATGCATGTTTGTTTATTCAAACAGGGGATTTAACGATGCGCAATCAAATACGTTTCGATATCTCTGTTGAACGCACGAAATCAAAAACAGATAAAGTTGAAACAATCCAAGCAAAAGGATCAACTCCTGTTGAGAAAAGTATTTACTTGATTCATTTAATCGATTGGATTTCTCTTTACTTATCCGATTTGAAACACGGTGATCCAATTGAGATTGATATCATTGATTATCTGAAAGAAGAATTAGGGAAAATCAAGTAA
- a CDS encoding TIGR01777 family oxidoreductase yields MEKIVIAGGSGFIGTGLANQLRNAGHEVWILSRKETDLPHFSLNWNPLANQIDERALEGTTILINLCGAELAAKRWTKSRIAELFDSRVQTTHFLRDCFKNSNSLKQYISASGAVAYGFDHPEKTYTEEDSFGSDIISEITRKWEQAADSFQDICKVSKVRIAVVLSEKGGALEKLANPIKKGFGGVLGSGEQAIPWIYSQDLYRIFEFVLINQLEGSFHASAGNTTNKELTKLIAKRLNKRLLPAIPAFMVRLLFGKMAMMLLYGNKVSNTKISSAGFSFQHANLNSTIQRIFG; encoded by the coding sequence ATGGAAAAGATAGTTATTGCTGGAGGCTCAGGATTTATTGGAACAGGTTTAGCTAATCAGTTGAGAAATGCCGGACACGAAGTTTGGATTTTGTCTCGAAAGGAAACAGACTTACCTCATTTTTCTTTGAACTGGAATCCATTGGCCAATCAGATCGATGAAAGAGCTCTTGAAGGAACAACCATTCTAATCAATTTATGTGGTGCTGAATTGGCCGCAAAACGGTGGACAAAATCGCGTATTGCAGAGCTTTTCGATTCAAGGGTGCAAACAACTCATTTTTTGAGAGACTGTTTTAAAAATTCTAATTCCTTGAAACAGTATATTTCGGCCTCAGGAGCTGTAGCTTATGGATTTGATCACCCTGAAAAAACATACACAGAGGAAGATTCTTTTGGTTCAGACATCATATCCGAAATAACGCGAAAATGGGAACAAGCTGCTGATTCTTTTCAAGACATTTGTAAAGTTTCCAAAGTTCGAATTGCAGTTGTGTTAAGTGAAAAGGGGGGAGCATTAGAAAAATTGGCGAATCCGATAAAAAAAGGATTTGGGGGAGTTTTGGGTTCTGGTGAACAAGCAATTCCCTGGATTTATTCCCAAGATTTGTACCGTATTTTTGAATTTGTTTTAATCAATCAATTAGAAGGATCCTTTCATGCTTCTGCTGGAAATACGACCAATAAAGAATTGACAAAATTAATCGCCAAACGATTGAATAAACGATTGTTGCCTGCGATTCCAGCGTTTATGGTTCGCTTATTATTTGGAAAAATGGCCATGATGCTTCTTTATGGAAATAAAGTATCAAACACGAAAATTAGTTCTGCTGGATTTTCTTTCCAACATGCCAATCTTAATTCAACAATTCAACGTATTTTTGGGTGA
- the bcp gene encoding thioredoxin-dependent thiol peroxidase gives MTGLKVGDQMPDFRGIDQNGKEFTNTSFSGKKVVIYFYPKDNTPACTNQACSLRDSYQAIQQKGYSILGVSMDTDKMHTRFIEKFSLPFPLIADTERKMIDSFKVWGLKKFMGREYDGIHRTTFVINENGVITHIIEKPNTKNHGEEILNLL, from the coding sequence ATGACAGGATTAAAAGTAGGTGATCAGATGCCTGATTTTCGGGGAATCGATCAAAATGGAAAAGAGTTTACAAATACCAGTTTTTCAGGTAAAAAAGTGGTTATTTATTTCTATCCAAAAGACAATACACCAGCTTGCACGAATCAAGCATGCAGTTTAAGAGATTCGTATCAAGCAATTCAACAGAAAGGTTATTCGATTTTGGGAGTAAGTATGGATACTGATAAAATGCACACTCGGTTTATTGAAAAGTTTAGTTTACCTTTTCCATTAATAGCTGATACTGAACGTAAAATGATTGATTCATTTAAAGTTTGGGGATTGAAAAAGTTTATGGGTCGTGAATACGATGGAATTCATCGAACAACGTTTGTAATCAATGAAAATGGCGTAATTACCCATATTATTGAGAAACCGAACACCAAAAATCACGGTGAGGAGATTTTAAATTTACTCTGA
- the recA gene encoding recombinase RecA: MAVKEVNPEKLKALQLTMEKLDKTFGKGSVMKLGDSAIEEIEVIPSGSITLDIALGVNGYPKGRIVEIYGPESSGKTTLAIHAIAECQKNGGIAAFIDAEHAFDQFYAQKLGVDIENLLISQPDNGEQALEIADSLIRSGAVDLLVIDSVAALTPKAEIEGEMGDSQMGLQARLMSKALRKLTGSISKAKCCCIFINQLRDKIGVMFGNPETTTGGNALKFYASMRIDIRRSAQIKEGEDVIGNRIKVKVVKNKVAPPFRKAEFDIMYGEGISKVGEIIDIGVELNILKKSGSWFSYGETRLGQGRDSVKNMIADNPELMDELEAKIKDALGANPTAVVVAQD; encoded by the coding sequence ATGGCAGTTAAAGAAGTTAACCCGGAAAAATTGAAAGCACTTCAGCTAACAATGGAAAAGTTAGATAAGACTTTCGGAAAAGGATCTGTAATGAAATTAGGAGATAGTGCAATTGAAGAGATAGAAGTAATTCCTTCTGGTTCAATTACATTAGATATAGCATTAGGCGTAAACGGTTATCCGAAAGGAAGAATTGTTGAAATATATGGGCCAGAATCTTCTGGTAAAACAACTTTGGCAATTCATGCAATTGCGGAATGTCAGAAAAATGGTGGAATAGCTGCTTTTATTGATGCAGAACACGCATTTGATCAGTTTTATGCACAAAAATTAGGTGTAGACATTGAAAATTTATTAATCTCTCAACCTGATAATGGTGAGCAAGCATTGGAAATTGCAGATAGCTTGATTCGTTCGGGTGCAGTTGATTTATTAGTGATTGACTCTGTTGCGGCTTTGACTCCCAAAGCGGAAATCGAAGGTGAAATGGGAGATTCTCAAATGGGATTACAAGCTCGTTTGATGTCGAAAGCACTTCGTAAATTGACAGGTTCGATTAGTAAAGCAAAATGTTGTTGCATTTTTATCAATCAGTTACGTGATAAAATTGGAGTAATGTTCGGTAATCCAGAAACAACAACAGGTGGTAATGCTTTGAAATTCTATGCTTCTATGCGTATTGATATTCGCAGATCAGCCCAAATCAAAGAAGGAGAAGATGTAATAGGTAACCGAATAAAGGTGAAGGTGGTGAAAAACAAAGTAGCGCCACCATTCCGTAAAGCGGAGTTTGATATCATGTATGGAGAAGGAATTTCTAAAGTAGGTGAGATCATTGACATTGGAGTAGAATTGAATATCTTAAAAAAGAGTGGATCTTGGTTCTCTTATGGGGAAACACGTTTAGGGCAAGGAAGAGATTCTGTAAAAAATATGATTGCTGATAACCCAGAATTAATGGATGAATTAGAAGCAAAAATCAAAGATGCTCTTGGAGCTAATCCCACTGCAGTGGTAGTAGCACAAGACTAA
- a CDS encoding YicC/YloC family endoribonuclease — protein MVLSMTGYGKASGSFQGKKIVVEIRSLNSKSLDLNMRAIPLYREIELENRSIVAELLDRGKVELSINLENSGDTKNYAINRDLAKAYYNDIKETAELLGESTSDILSLVLRMPEIYSNDKEALSDEESTFVQSLVREACNHLNEFRKQEGDQLRKDFEGNIGRISELLQDVPKYETARIEAVRERMKTGLEKITNISIDLNRLEQEIIFYIEKMDVSEEKMRLSNHLNYFLETMNIPLCGKKLGFITQEIGREINTLGSKSYHVEMQKLVVEMKDHLEKIKEQVLNTL, from the coding sequence ATGGTATTATCAATGACCGGCTACGGAAAAGCAAGCGGTTCCTTTCAAGGGAAGAAAATCGTTGTGGAAATCCGTTCCTTAAACAGTAAAAGCTTAGATCTAAATATGCGTGCAATTCCTTTGTACCGCGAGATAGAACTGGAGAATCGTTCAATTGTAGCAGAATTGTTAGATAGAGGAAAAGTTGAATTGTCAATTAACTTGGAAAATTCTGGAGATACAAAAAACTATGCGATCAATCGTGATTTAGCAAAGGCTTATTACAACGATATCAAGGAAACAGCTGAGTTATTAGGCGAGTCTACCAGCGATATTTTGTCATTGGTTTTGAGAATGCCTGAAATTTATTCAAACGATAAAGAAGCACTTTCTGATGAAGAATCGACTTTTGTTCAAAGTTTGGTGCGTGAAGCTTGTAATCACTTAAACGAGTTCCGCAAACAAGAAGGAGATCAATTAAGGAAAGATTTTGAAGGAAACATTGGGCGCATTAGTGAATTGTTACAAGATGTTCCTAAATACGAAACAGCACGTATCGAAGCAGTTCGTGAGCGCATGAAAACGGGTTTGGAAAAAATCACCAATATATCGATTGATTTGAATCGTTTGGAACAAGAAATTATTTTCTATATCGAAAAAATGGATGTTTCAGAAGAGAAAATGAGACTCTCAAATCACTTAAATTATTTTCTTGAGACAATGAATATTCCTCTTTGTGGTAAAAAATTGGGATTCATCACACAAGAAATTGGTCGAGAAATCAATACCCTTGGAAGCAAATCCTACCATGTGGAAATGCAAAAATTGGTCGTTGAAATGAAAGATCATTTAGAAAAAATCAAAGAACAAGTTTTAAATACCCTGTAA
- the gmk gene encoding guanylate kinase yields the protein MAFDSSGGKCVIFSAPSGAGKTTIVQYLLGKVPELAFSISACSRDPRGEEVDGQHYYFLGVEGFKKKIEEGALAEWEEVYTDTFYGTLTSELERIWAAGKTVIFDVDVVGGLNLKKIIGKNALAIFVQPPSFEALENRLRHRSTESEEKIAMRLAKAHIELDRAPEFDFILLNDELNRACKEAEAVVRKFISE from the coding sequence ATGGCGTTTGATTCGAGTGGCGGTAAATGTGTCATATTCTCAGCTCCTTCAGGCGCTGGAAAGACAACCATTGTTCAATACTTGCTAGGAAAAGTCCCTGAATTGGCTTTTTCTATTTCTGCTTGTAGTCGCGATCCTCGTGGTGAAGAAGTAGATGGACAACATTACTACTTTTTAGGTGTTGAAGGATTTAAAAAGAAGATCGAAGAAGGAGCTCTTGCTGAATGGGAAGAGGTGTATACGGATACTTTCTATGGAACCTTAACTTCTGAATTGGAACGAATTTGGGCAGCTGGCAAGACCGTTATTTTTGATGTTGATGTAGTTGGTGGCTTGAATCTCAAGAAAATTATTGGGAAAAATGCATTAGCCATTTTTGTGCAACCTCCTTCATTTGAAGCATTGGAAAACAGGTTGAGACACCGAAGCACAGAAAGCGAAGAAAAGATTGCAATGCGTCTTGCAAAAGCTCATATCGAATTGGATCGAGCTCCAGAGTTTGATTTTATTTTGTTGAATGATGAATTGAATCGAGCTTGCAAAGAAGCAGAAGCAGTTGTTCGTAAATTTATTTCCGAATAA
- the nadD gene encoding nicotinate (nicotinamide) nucleotide adenylyltransferase, whose product MRVGLYFGTFNPIHVGHLVIANYMAEYTDIDQVWMVVTPQNPLKLKSSLLPDYHRLAIVNEAIQDNFNLKASDVEFKLPQPNYTATTLAHLKEKYPNYEFSLIMGEDNLRTFHKWYNHEHLLANYKFYVYPRVLTIQEEEEVQEIGHHPENGFMNHSNIVMCEDAPVMKVSSSFVRHAIKEGKDVRYLLTDPVRKYIDEMNFYR is encoded by the coding sequence ATGAGAGTGGGACTATATTTCGGAACATTTAATCCAATTCATGTTGGACATTTAGTCATTGCAAATTACATGGCTGAATACACCGATATAGATCAAGTTTGGATGGTGGTAACGCCACAAAATCCATTGAAACTCAAATCTTCTTTACTGCCAGATTATCACCGATTGGCGATTGTAAATGAAGCAATTCAAGACAATTTTAATCTGAAAGCTTCAGATGTTGAGTTTAAATTGCCCCAACCCAATTATACGGCAACCACTTTAGCACATTTGAAGGAAAAATATCCGAATTATGAATTCTCTTTAATTATGGGAGAAGATAATTTGAGAACGTTTCACAAGTGGTATAATCACGAACATTTGCTGGCGAATTATAAATTCTATGTTTATCCACGTGTTTTAACAATTCAGGAGGAAGAAGAAGTTCAGGAAATTGGCCATCATCCTGAAAACGGATTTATGAACCATTCAAATATTGTGATGTGTGAAGATGCTCCTGTAATGAAGGTTTCATCGAGTTTTGTTAGACATGCAATAAAAGAAGGGAAAGATGTTCGTTATTTACTAACAGACCCTGTACGCAAGTACATCGACGAAATGAATTTTTACCGTTAA